From Triticum aestivum cultivar Chinese Spring unplaced genomic scaffold, IWGSC CS RefSeq v2.1 scaffold175431, whole genome shotgun sequence:
TATTTGCAAGCCACAACATAATATAAGGTGAGAGCCACCATAAGCTCACACACAAGGCATTGTTGGCAACAAGGCCACACAATAGCAATCCCAGCAAGCACACAAGAAAATCAAGCCGTCTAGCGCTGCAAGGAACACGGCGGTGCAGAGTTTTCACCTACTAGGCAAGAAAaaccaaaatggtgagtaacatGATAAGTTGAGAACAGAAACAATGTTGCATTCTGTAATACGCATACGTCGTACCTGAGGACGGAGACCCTGGGCAGCTTCTCCTTGTAGTAGCGCGAGTGGACCGGCGTCTCAAATTGGTCGGGGAGGTGGTCGGCGTCCCACTCCAGGGCGTCCCACACGTCCTTCTCGATCTCGATGGTCGGCTTCTTCTCGCCTGGGCTTCTGCCCCTCACAGATGGCAACCGGCGTAAGCTCCAACACCCCTTGATCTTGATGGTCTGGAGCGCTGGTGCCAACAAGCTGACCTCGCATATCTTCTGCAGCTTTGGGAGGTCGTGCAGGTGGATGGTGGTCAGCTTCGGGCATGGCAAAATGCGGGGGCGATTTCTGCCTATTCCTGTTTGGACCATTTCGTCCTGCATGAAGACGTGGTTGAGATCACCGCCGCAGTGGATGATGTAGAGGGTTTCCAAGCTGGGCAAGGACCAAAACCGCATGGGGAGCACGAACTGGAGGCTGGGGCAAAAGCACAAGTGTAGGTGCTGCAGATTACTGAAGCCTTTAGGGTCTATTTTACTTAACCAATTGGTCATCCACCAGCCTGCCAAGCCTGCCATATACTCATGCGAACGCAAAGGGAAGCAGGTATTCAACTTGGGGCACCTCTCCACGCAGCACCACCTAAGGTATTTCCACAGATTAGGATTATGACCTTGAGGAGTAATAGCACGTGTGGAGACGTCATGGAAGTGCAGGGATTCAGCATACAATCCCATGAATGAATCTAGTGATTCCTTGAGATGTCTCTCCATGTGGCACCTCCCTTGAGAAATCTCTATATGTCGATCCAACTTTGGAGTCGCTGCTGGTGGCAGAAAAACTTGTACCAGGGGATCGCCAACCATCCTCAGGACATCACTGTATCGGCTTGCTAGACGAATAAGCTGTTGCGGGTTCTCTTGATCACTTGGACCAACTTTATCCTTGCTAGTTGCTTCAAATTGAACAGGCGAGGAGGTGATGTGGATATTGAAAGTTACATCTTCCTTTGGACCCCATCCAAGTTCCCTCAAGGAGTGAGTAAT
This genomic window contains:
- the LOC123176085 gene encoding uncharacterized protein translates to MVGDPLVQVFLPPAATPKLDRHIEISQGRCHMERHLKESLDSFMGLYAESLHFHDVSTRAITPQGHNPNLWKYLRWCCVERCPKLNTCFPLRSHEYMAGLAGWWMTNWLSKIDPKGFSNLQHLHLCFCPSLQFVLPMRFWSLPSLETLYIIHCGGDLNHVFMQDEMVQTGIGRNRPRILPCPKLTTIHLHDLPKLQKICEVSLLAPALQTIKIKGCWSLRRLPSVRGRSPGEKKPTIEIEKDVWDALEWDADHLPDQFETPVHSRYYKEKLPRVSVLR